In Zonotrichia albicollis isolate bZonAlb1 chromosome 9, bZonAlb1.hap1, whole genome shotgun sequence, the DNA window atggaggggctggagtgtgtccagagaagggcaacaaggctggtaaggggtctggaacacaagtcttgtgaggagtggctgagggagctggggttttttatcctggagaagaggaggttgAGGGGAGACAAGggagtgtcagggcacaggttggacttgatgatctccaaggtcttttccaactttcttgcttctgggattctctgaaaccacccatGGAGCAGTTGCacgatgagccctgggcctcctctacagaagctccagcagcccaggtccctcagcttctcctgccagccccaaagcccatcctgtcagtcctgcagagcctctgcagctcctcctcactgcccagaacagggagccccagagccagacacagcagcccagatgtgcccccctggcctgggatgcctctggcaagggagcagcaccaggcactgcaggagcctgcagacaattcctgcagcacttgtaggatggtcctgctgcccaagggatgttcccatggggccaaatcaggaactgcaatggggagtggggccagagaggaaagggcaaacaagGATGGGATGTTTGCAAGGGAGGGAACAGAGgtgggcaataggaagaaatttgtatcaggaagagtaaagaaagcaaaggtggcacaaaggaaatgctgagggcagtttgggggtggctgccaggcagccctggctctgagcaacagcgtctgcagtgggacaggaaactcccagctgatgggaaaaaACTTTCTGGCCGACTGCAGAGCCCACGACAAAGCTGAGCAGCTtctctgctgtcccccagcccttgctggccccagggtctgatggcatttgtgctccttcaggttcatgtccccacaccaacggcatgggggtgctcccctgctctgtgcaatgcaaacaggggctcttgagccagtgctgccgtgtctgtgcctgcaaggatggggcacctgtgtgagctgggggacaggccagggctgcagaggggggatgttgttggcagctccatgatgacactctgggacgctgccctgggctgtgcagtgcactggggattgatctgcccctgctctgttGCTCCTTCCCGCCTGTCCCAGGGCCCTTgtagagccccagccatgctgtttgcccccagcctgcccacggccaggctggggctactcacggggcttttctgggctgagcattggcctgggtgtgttcttgagagagcctgggcaaggagcctggagcctccagggcctgggctgaggcgtcagcgctgccccagcagtgcccatggcctgtccctgctgcagccccggcactgccaccccccgGGCTGTgtccggccccgagagcactcaggccctgcagcaacaccagggccaccagggcagcggggcagggccacggcagcagcactggcaacaacaagtgctgctgctgctgggcacagctgctgggccagcactgatctgcccccagctctgcacacagacattgctgctgcagctccagagaaggacacaaaagggcatctctgcagaaaacttggCTCAGAGGTCCTTTAGTTCATTGAAAGGCAGCAAGGGCgtagcccctcattgacacagtctctgACCATAGGGATGgtagagagaaacaaaatgggAAATGGCATAAAAAGTGACCTTTCTTTGTAGACAAGGttaaaaaagtaaacaaaagaaaaaacccacaaccaaaTGAACAAGAAGTatataaaattacttttattacaaATGATTGGCAGAAATAGGCCAGCTCTTTAATATTTCCAAAACCATCCAGTTAGCAGtctcctcacagcagccttgagctcctggttcctcaggctgtagatgagggggttcagggctggaggcaccaccgagtacagaactgatagggccagatccagggatggggaggtcatggaggggggcttcaggtaggcaaaaaacccagtgctgagaaacagagagagcacagccaggtgagggaggcaggtggaaaaggctttgtgccgtccctgctcagaggggatcctcagcacggccctgAAGATCTGAACATAGGTAacaacaatgaacacaaaacaaccaaacagtaaagaaatggaaaacacaATGAGCCCAACTTCCCTGAGGTAgaatttggagcaggagagcttgaggatctgcgggatttcacagaagaactggcccagggcattgccatggcaaaggggcagggaaaatgtattggctgtgtgcagcagtgaatagagaaaggcactggcccaggcagctgctgccatgtgggcacaagctctgctgcccaggagggtcccgtagtgcaggggtttgcagatggacacgtagcggtcatagcacatgatggtcagcagataaaactctgctgagatgaagaacataaagaaaaagagctgtgtgGCACATCCAGTGTTGGAGATGGTCCTGGTgttccagagggaattgtgcatggctttggggacagtggtgcagatcatgcccaggtcagtgagggccaggttgagcaggaagaagaacatgggcatgtgcaggtggtggccgcaggctacggcgctgatgatgaggccgttggccaggagggcagccagggagatgcccagcaagaggcagaagtgcaggagctgcagctgccgcgtgtctgccaatgccagcaggaggaagtgcctgacggagctgctgttggacatttgagCTGTcttggcatggggatctgtaagAAAAGTAATCACGGAatagttgggtttggagaggactttaaatattccagcacagcctggggtcaCTTTTCCCCCACTGTCTGCCCAGGGCTCTGATGCCTGgatctgtccctgccagcagcaccttccctgtgcccagggttgggcgctgccagtgctgccagagcccagcccagccctgggggctcagctctgccctgcagacccctcccagctcaggcactgcccaggagcagctctggctctgcaggctctgataaCAACATAGCAACCCTGAGGAAGCTGAAAAAGTAACAGTGATGCTGCCTTTAAGTTGTCCTGTGCTAAATTCTCTAACTGCCTGGATACAtgattggagaaaaaaaaaagtttgttttttttttttttaacctgaacAGAGATATAAATATCTATGTGCAATTTCCTAtccaggcaacccagagcagtagattaaaaaagcaggattttccatttatgcagcccctgccttgctgtgctcccgGTATAATCTACTTGGAAATGTTATGCAGTTCAATGCCATGGTGGGAGCaatcctgaacaatgcagcatcctcatcACACAAGGAGAAaacttccaagccttaccagctgtctcctcccacccacatcttgtcccccagtgctgggagcagctgccagggctggctgagagctgtccctggcaggcagcagagtccctgccccagcacagcgccctgggctgcaggaccctgctctgcaggacagccctgggcacccctggctgctctgcacaagagacaatcagagaatgtactcacagggtctgtaggcattgggatgttccagctgtAGGAGATCACTGCAGGacctgcagctgcattgtcctgcagccagaggttcctgtgccaagggctggcagtgattctgccccaggcacttctcagcaccttcccagccctgactgattgaagctctctgtgcctctctgctgtgcccggggtggctgcaggcaatgccccagccctgctgggctggcagaagagctgctcatcaagagaaatgtgcttttgaagctcttcttggttaccaggagctgcctctgtgccaggagcccagcccagctcagcagcacagacccaGCACAGGGACGTTAATGAGCCTCTGAGGCTTTGTGCTCAGACCCTGAACATCAgcccctgagagggagctgaagaaacctctccagaactccaaggcagaatcacaaactttcttggacttttaatgggtcccagagagggacacaactgagaaagtgtccccaggcaccaggcagagcagagaactggaggcagtgatgacaggtggggacaaagagaagccaagtcctggtgccctggggcacagcagggtctgtgccaccaagggctgtgaggagacaccttgtcctgaggccctggggcctcctggcacagccccagccaggctgggcactgtcagccccttgtcctgccctcagcatccccccctagcccacatcccagtggcctcaaggatctgctggaaggagtccctggggagtcTTGCTCAccaatggccctgggggcttcTTAACACTCCTatggtttttcaaaggactttgggtttggcttttgtcttggagtctctgagaggtttgtgcaatcacaTCCTCCAATTATCTCCTTTAATTAGTCCCTTGAGATTCTTTGTCAGTAGCAGCATTTAGTGGGACTCATTAatacttcaaggtacttcagttctTTAGGGTACTtgttgtttcccttttgatacagactctgtgagaggtttgtgcaatcatggccccaattatctgctttaacgagttctttgagagctttgtactgataCTCAGTGGGGTTCATTAATGCTTtaagatactcaaggtttttaaggtacttcgAATTTTTCTTCCTACACTCTGaatctctgagaggtttttgtgccatcctggcctccaattctcgCCTCCAAAGAGTCCATGAAGAGCCTGTGTTTGGAAtggacctcagtgggagccattcatgctttgagacacttcTGCATTTTCCTCTGACTTTGGCTCTTGGAAAGGTTTCtgcaatctcctctcaggccctgaacTTCCAGAGCTCAACTCTAAATGCACCACAAAGCTCATTAGGATCAGGcaagtcctgacaaaccatggccctgCCTTGGTTTCCCTCTGCTCCAATGGAGTTCATTAGGAAGATTTCCTTTTACAGTTagggagaaatatttcaaaatcctTCTAAGAAACATGTAATCCTCTTTTAAAGAGTGTATTTTATTACTGTTCTCTTTGGAGAAGAGCTGATTGCAGCATTCCGTGATTGATATTGATATAGGGCCGCTCCTAAGGATGTCTGGCCAGATCAGAGAAGTTGTTTACCTTGAGAGCTGATCCATTGttgacaaccttgctccacattccCCAACCCCATGTGAGAAACgacttttaatttcaaaaattgAAATGCTTTATTAAAACCTTGTGAAAATACAGCGGAAGACTGAATAAAGGAAAGAATACAGCACCACGGGCAAAGAATTCAGTCACTGTGTGCTCATCCACAAAATTGATGCTCTGTCCTTTATAcctctgccccatcccaaaGTCTTGTCAATCGACTCCTTCTTctctgtccagtggtggagatcacttTCTTACACCTTGATTGCAGGTCTGGTGCTGTTATAGTAACAAGCCGACCCTCCCAAATGCCCCAGCTAGTGAGGCCATCCTGTGATAACAATGcaggggggaggggagggataactatacatctacaaaacttctcctaacatatatttaatattcacccCTTAATTGGGAAAGTCAACTGATCTAAAACAaacccccttttctttttctagaagTCACTTGCTTGAAAATTTAGGTAAAAAaaattttccctctctcttgaatgagtcataccagcatctgttgatgtgggcaaggacagtgggaacagcagaaaaaatcTCAGGTTTTGCTTAGACACATTTATTTGGAATGGACAAAAGGTCATCACagaggtccagtatggctttGACTCCCATCTACCGTGCCTATGTGGCTGCTACCCATAGTCAGTGCTGCTACCCATATTCAGTGTATCATAGGGGTGAGCACAGAGGCCAACTCGGTCCTGCCCTCCAGTCCTTGTTGAAGTAAAAGACAAAAGGGAACATAAGACCTCTGAGGAATGACAGAGGTCTGGTATGGCCTTTTGTCCCAACCTTACCATGCCTACAGGGTTGTTACCCACAGGAGGGCTATGGAGCCTTCTTGGTAGCAAACAAAGGGGCCAACCCAGTCTTGCCTTCCTTcctttgtcttattttcttaaagaaGCTCTCCCATTACTTTTACAGTCCCTTGTGTACTTCTCCTCAACAGATGCTGGTAATTCTCACCCATGAAAAAAGGAAGACAGTTCTTGAGCTGGTTGGTGGAAGCTTGACTCCACTTTTTGGTGTGTTGGTGTTTTACTGGTTGACTTTCAATCTCTGCTTGAGAGTCAATCTTGTTTCACCCAGCCTGGATGTTACAGTCCACTCTTTGGGTTCTTCTCCTGGGCCTCTGACTCTGTTGGCATGAGTCCATCCCCGCTCTGCAGTTTGCACGGCCAATTTGGTGGTGAGCAGTACCTGAAAGGGACCTTTCCACTGAGGAGTTAGAGGCTGCTCTCTCCATGACAATCATCACCCAATCCCTGGGATTAATATTATGGATTCTGAAATCCAGGGTGGTAGTTTGAGGAATTGCCGCTTTATGTGTTAGCCCTTCTAAGGTTTGTGCTATAGACAAAACTTATTTCTTGGCATTGGCTTCCCCTCCCTCATAGGTGGCAGCCTTCTGGGGTGAGGTCAGGAAGGGTaacccaaacatcatttcatagggTGACACCCCCAGATCTGACTGAGGTTGGGTTCCAATTCTTAATAAGGCCAAAGGGAGACATTTTATCCATGACATTTGGGTTTCAATCATTAGCTTAGCTAGAGCTCTTTTAAGAGTTTGATTAATTTTCTCTACCAACCAGAACTCTGTGGATGCCATGGAGTGTGTACTTCCTAATTTATTTCCAAGGCCTGAACAACTTTCCGCAATATCCTCGATATAACATGAGTTCCCCAGTCTGAATCAATCCTGTTTGCTGTCACATACCggggaatgattgattccagAAGTGTTTTACTCACAACACTGGCACTGGCTTTCACAGTGGATACCACCTCTACCCAATGAGTCACGTGATCTACTATCACTGGCAAAAACTTCCACCATTGTACCTGGGGAAGCTCAGTAAAGTCTACTTGGATGTTTTGGAAGGGCCATAAGGCTAGTTCTCACCCTCCCCTGGGTGTTTTCCTCATGATTTTCTTATTCAGTTATTGACATATCATACATTGTTCAGTTACTTGCTTAGGTATCCTGAAAATTCCCATGCAGCCCCATTCCCTTAGGAATTGATCACTTAGCACTTGTGCGCCCCAATGTGTTGTTCCATGTATGCCTTCTAGCATTTTCTTGGCAAGGGGTTTATTCAACATTTGCCTCCCATCTGCTAATCTCCACTTCCCTTCATTATCTCTCTTGGCTCCTATTTTAAGgagtttttcctcttctgtcccACTGAATAGGGGGACATTATGCATTTCTCTCATGGGGGTTAATACTATTATTAGTCCTTTTGTCCCTGATTCAGTTGCATTTTTAGCTTCTAAATTGTCTAAATTGTTCCCATGCGTCTCTTGCATCATCCTTTTTTGTTGCCCGTTAACATATACcatgtccaggtttagagcaaatttggggaagaatcccccaaaggagctctggTGGGAGAAGCAGATCCAGTTGGCCCCTACCCCCAACTGgtccaggaggaaaaaatacctccttggagaaaggtggaaaaaaacctgtttattaaacaataaaaccaaaacaatatcaaacaatgagaccccttgccactctaaaagagatgacaaactgagaaaaccccgggttgaagctcagctcactcagtctctgatcagtccctctggtgctggaattgtcgcaggccaggcccggcccgtgggccacagctgcagctgccggtgctctcctgggtgttcagtccagagcagtttcaagaggtccacagaaaaggaaaaaaaaaacagtccaagGAACTTCTAAGACTCAGCTAGAACTAACacaaactaaaaagcaaaagaagagctctgtcccgctgtctgtctgtGGAAAACACAGTTCAGGAGAGGAATgtggagtgagtgcagtgtctgaaaacaaactgcgcgcttcttctctcccccccttcactctctggaacattCTTAAAGGTACAgaacttattattcaacataaacagaatgagacgactggggataaaagcatcatatagtcaacccaggactgAAAGCTACCACTTTAAGAAACCCAAAAGATTTTCCTCCAGGCGGACACCAGCAGTAGCATTATGCCAATGTTTTCCACcccttttctgtgtcttttaagagttcctcagtgcccagcaggaatgaaatgACCTGTAATAATGTGATTTGAGGGCTCTGTGTTGTTCGTTGCCACATGAGTGTTCATGACAAGCTGAACACCCCACTCGTGGTTCTGTCGAGTTAAATTCATCCCAATTCTGGGCAAACAGCAGCCCCGAGGTGCTGAGAAGAGCAAGTACAGTGGGtgggtgtgcatgcacacacccAGGGGCTGACTGCTGTGTGGGCAGATGGTTTTGCACTGTTGTAAATCTTCACTCCCTTGAGCTGAAAGACTATTTCAAATACAGAtcttaaatgaaaatatgtatcaaaaaataaaactgtcCAAAAATACATGTGCATTAAATTTCatgcatattatatattatatattatatattatatattatatattatatattatatattatatattatatattatatattatatattatatattatatattatatattatatattatatattatatattttgattaatataatataatataatataatataatataatataataatgaaTATATGAGATCATTTTTGAAGCCATTGCTTGTGGGGATATGAGATGATCTCCTAGCGTTTGTacatttttgctttctgctacTGCTGATCctagcagcagctccctgtcagTTCTTCCAGGTCACTTCACACAAAGGGATTCCATCATTTCAGTGCCGGTGAGAGCTTGGCACTGAAATGCCAAGTtgattcccagctctccagcctcccaCTGGATTTTGGGGCATCTCAGCACGTGTGTCCATGGCCCTtccttcatccccagcctgcagcagtcacagtcgctgctgcctcccccttgctgcagctcatttgccgaagtgctgccaaaggcagcagagctggctcaggatccctgctggcttctgctctCTGGGATGAGCTTCAGGGGGACACTTGGAGCACTTTCCTAAAGAGCTGCCCGTGGGAtgagggatttgtcctccccgGGTGGCTCCTGCTTGGATCCTGTGCTCAGTGAAACCCCGGAGTTTTctcagctgcctctgcagcgagttctgagccaacatggggctctgctgccagcccaaatctgcgcttcccctgcccagcctgagtgcaggtggggcatgtgctgggcatggccggagatttgcatggccaaaatcctccagcatttacatctgctCATGGCCTTGGGTAGCACAAATCTACACTTACTTCAGCTGAAACATTACAATTATTGCAGGTAGTTACACCCGCACTACTAATGTACAAATACACAAACATTAACttatgtttaaaaatgaaatttattttaaattgcaaCAGCTGTGttgcaatttaaaataaaacacagaaatatcaATTTATGCTTAAAATCTAATTTATTCTGAGTATTGTGCtatgtaaatatatacagaaatcaacttcagtgaaaaaaaattactttattgcaGCACTCTGCAACAACTCACTGTACACAAATATTGAAGTTCCTGAAGTTTAACAATTAAATTTGTTACATATTACTGCAACCGCGCAGCCCATatacaaatacagaaacatCAATATCCCTCTCTAAAGAATCTCAGATCCAGAactaaataaatagaattttagAACTATACAACTCCATACATAATAAATAGAAGTAAATACATAAATAGGCATAACAATATAGAGATGTAAACATGCATCACATATTTCATGACATATAACATGACAATATAATACAAACATAACAAACCTGTCTATGAATACACAAATATCAATGGACCAATAAAACAATCCATACATCCCCAGCAATAGAAATGCACAGCTACAGAGCTGCTGTAAACAGATGAATATACACGCATCAATATAACAATATACACACATTATATCCCTATGCAAATAGCAGTCAGTGTATGTAAATATCCCTATACTTGTACCTATCCAAACCTAACTACACATCCATAAACAGCGCTAGATCAGGAGGGATTGCAGCCGCCGATGTTCCCAGGCTCTCCCTCgggctcctcctccctcctggacagggacagcagatgggacacctggcaagcacagggaacactgagtgagtgtGGGCACGTTtcccatggcagcagctgcacttccatcagggaagaggaaatgtcagagcctccccaggagggtcagaaggaaaagcagccgagcgggccaggctgtggtgagctgttcACCTCTTTCTGGCATCCCAGTTGCTCTGAGGGAACTCCCTCATGTCACGTTATTGAACCACCTCTGCACTTATCAAGACTGTGGCCCCCAAATCAATCAGCATTtatgtctccagctgcttgcacCAATGACAGGGAATGCCCTCTAacagtgctgggacacaaagttACCTTGCACAGGTCATCTGACAGggccttgttctttctctgcttACTATGTTTCTCCTTAACTTCCAGTTGGAAtttttacagcatttctttttcttttcccttgatCAGTGCTGATATGCGTGTTTCTCTTCCAAGTTTCAGTTTGTTCAGTGATCCTGTCAAGCCTTTACTCAGAAGCTATTATCATGGAATTGAGTGttaatttcagcaattttggtgattttctgTGAGATTTATGCAAGTGTCCTGTTCATTGGGTACCATTTAGGAAGGTACAAAAAAGAACAAGGATGTTCTGTATGTCAGTTCACTAGTGGAATATTCATGGATAGAGAGAGTGATTAGCTGAATTTTACATTTGCTCCTAATCTGAAAGTGCAACAGGTAATTTGGAGAGAAATTAAAGCCTGATTTCTCCTTCTACCAGCCTGTATTCAAATGTAAAGTAAATAGAGCAGGGTGAGAATGTCAATGTTCAGTTCTGGAAGCGCCTTATTAAGGTGTTCTTAAAGTAATGGAGATAAAATCTGGGTGGGCATTCGTAATTTCCAGACACTCATTGTCAATTTCATTGACtctgaaaacagcagaaatgTGCACATCATACCTTATCAATCCACTTGGGGATGTTTTAGGTTCAGATTCTTTGAGGCTTTAGATTTTTAGCTCTCTAGACAATGCTTCCAGGAATCTAAATAGCTTTcagaaattcagcttttttcctttgttcctcAGTCCTTGCACTCATGTGCGCCAGAGACCTTCAGTGAATGGATTCCACTCCAATCCATCTCCAAGCTGaatctcccagctgtgttcacactggtggttcgtgtgtctcttctgcacagtgcaattttaaaatcttcgTTCCTTATTATCTCTgcccttccttttctgttttagcTTGCAAATGCATGCAGATGTATCAGAAATGATACATCTAATTTCTGATGCATCAGTTCCTGTCTagcaatttcattttatcctgttCTGATGTTATGCTAGCCTTGTATGTTTTATTCTAAGTGGACTCCTGTTTTCTTGCATTTGGAAGTTTTACAATGCAATGCTCTCATTCACCTGCTTTCATGAAACCCTTCATTAACATTAGCACTA includes these proteins:
- the LOC141730222 gene encoding olfactory receptor 14A16-like — encoded protein: MSNSSSVRHFLLLALADTRQLQLLHFCLLLGISLAALLANGLIISAVACGHHLHMPMFFFLLNLALTDLGMICTTVPKAMHNSLWNTRTISNTGCATQLFFFMFFISAEFYLLTIMCYDRYVSICKPLHYGTLLGSRACAHMAAAAWASAFLYSLLHTANTFSLPLCHGNALGQFFCEIPQILKLSCSKFYLREVGLIVFSISLLFGCFVFIVVTYVQIFRAVLRIPSEQGRHKAFSTCLPHLAVLSLFLSTGFFAYLKPPSMTSPSLDLALSVLYSVVPPALNPLIYSLRNQELKAAVRRLLTGWFWKY